Sequence from the Exiguobacterium aurantiacum genome:
ACCGATACCGACGACTTGATTTTGCCTTCGAGATAGCGGACTTGCGGTCCAATCAAGATGACGTCGACGTTCGTTTGTTCTTTGAGACGTGACTCTGGGATGGCGTCAATCGTGGCGTCTAAGCCGCGGTTTGCGGCCTCGGTACGCATTTTTTCAACAAGGATCGATGTCGACATGCCTGCCGAACAGACGAGTAAGATGTTCATTTCGTTTCCTCCAATCGATTGAGTCGAGTGATCATGTCGATCATCTCGATGGCGAGTTCTTTGACGGTCATCGCCGTCATAAGGTGGTCTTGGGCGTGGACGAGCAGAACGCTCATCTCACTTGACGTGCCGCGAGCTTCTTCTTGCAGGAGCTCCGTCTGCATTTTGTGTGCTTCGAGAAAGGCCGCATCGGCTTCCTTCATTTTCGCTTCGGCGATTTCCACTTCACCGCGTTTGGCGGCGGCGATCGCCTCGAACGCCGACGAGCGGGCGTTGCCGGCGTGCAAGATGATCATGAATGACAGTTGTTGCATCGTTTCAGTTTTCACGAAATTTTCTCTCCTTCTTTGGCAGCAGATTGGTTCTTATTGATTTCGGCCGTCATCGCCTTCGCTCCTGCCATGACGAACGGGATGTACATCGCTGTCGCAATCGTCAAGTTGACGAGTTGGAGCAAGACGCCGCGGACGCTACCGCCGGTGACGAGGTAACCGCTGATGATCGGTGGTGTCGTCCATGGCACGATGGCAACCGTTTTCGGTACCATACCGGTCGTCAAGGCGACGTACGATACGATGGTGAGCGTGACCGGGACCAAGATGAACGGGATCAACATGACCGGGTTCAACACGATTGGAAGACCGAAGATGACCGGTTCGTTAATGTTGAACAGTCCAGCCGGTGCCGACAGTTTCGCGACTTGATGGTACGGGTGATTGCGCTGCTTGCGGACGACGATGAAGATGGCGAGCAGAAGTGCGAACGTCGTACCCGATCCGCCCATGAAGACGAACGTATCGAGGAACGGCTTCGTGACCGTGAACGGGACGTCATACGCCGACGCACCCGCTTGGAACGCGGCCAAGTTTTGTTCGATGAGCGGCAGATAGATTGGCTCGATGACCGAACCGATGATGTTTGTGCCATGCAACCCGAAGAACCAAAGGATGTGGTTCAAGAAGGCGATGACGAGACCCGCCGCGAGCGAGTCGCCGAACCCTTGGAGCGGTTGTTGAATGACTTTGAAGATGACCTCAAAGATACTGAGCTCAATTTGGAGCGTCATGAACAACTGTACCGCAGCGACGAGCGTCAAGATGAGCATTGATGGGATGAGCGCCTGGAACGAACGCGTGACCCCGCCCGGAACTCCGTCCGGCATTTTGATCGTCAATTTCGTGTTGATGAGATAACGGAACAGCTCGGTGACGACGATGGAGACGATGATGGCGACGAACAACCCTTGCGCGCCGAGCCAGGCGAAGTTCAGTCCCCAGTCTTCGGTGACCGGGACGAGCATGATATACGACGCGACCGAGAGAATACCGGCAGCGAGCCCGTCGACCCCGTACGACCGGGCCAAGTTATAGCCGATCGAGAAGGCGACGAGCAGTCCTAATATGGCGAACGAGGCGGTCCAAATGTTGCCGCCGAGCCCTTGCCAGTTGCCTTCGCCGAAGGCGTTGTTCATCATGCCGACGAAGTCGAGCGAGAGGCCACCTAAGTTGATGGCAGGGAAGTTGTTGATGAGGACAGCGAGCGAGCCGACGATGATGAGCGGCATGACCGATACGAATCCGTCGCGGATGGCGACCAAGTGACGCTGGGAGCCGATGCGCCCAGCGATTTCGATAAATTTGTTCACGAGTAAACCTCCTTCTTGAATTGGGGTAAGTACGCTTCATGCGCATCGAACAGCTCACGGAGGAGCGGATCGATTTTTTTCTCATCTTGGATGAGCGGGTTCATCAAGCAGGCGAGATAGGCATCGTGGTACGAACCTGAAATGGCCGCTTGGATGGCGAGTTGTTCAAACGTCTTTAAATTGGTGATGAGTCCTTTGATCGGGAGCGGGAGTGAACCGATTGCGATCGGACGCGGTCCCGACTTCGTGATGACGGCGTTCACTTCGATGACGGCATCGTCCGGCAAGTCGCGAATCGTGCCGCGGTTCAACGTATTCACCGTCTGGATATCGCCGCGGTCGTTGTAAATCGAGTCCATCAAGTTGCAGGCGGCGTCCGAGTAATAGGCGCCTCCGCGTTGTTCGAGCTCTTCGGGCTTCACGTCGAGCTCGATGTCCTTGTACTTCTCGAACAGTTGTGTCTCGACTTGTTGCACGACCTCGGCTCGCGTTCCATTCTGTTCATAGGCGGCGAGGTCTTTCTCGAGCACGTCTTTCGTCTGGAAATAATACTGGTGGTACGGGTTCGGCAACATGCGGAGCGACTTCAAGAACGACTCGCTCCAACCGAGCCCGACGATGTTCGCCGGCGAATAATCGTTGCCGTCGTTCAAAGCTGCGAGCACGTCGTCCGTGCGGTCAATCCCGTCGACCCAGACGTGACGGCCGAAAACGAAATGGTTGAGTCCGATGAATTCGATGCCGACGCGTTCGACCGGCGTGTCTAAAATCTCGGCGACCGAGTTGCGCATGTTGAATGGGATGTTACAGACGCCGATGACCTTTTTATGGGCCGAATGCTTCAACACGGCCTCGGTGACGATGCCGGCCGGGTTCGTGAAGTTGACGAGCCAAGCGTCCGGGCAAATCTCGGCCATTTCGTTGGCGAGCTCGATCAAGACGGGAATCGTGCGGAACGCCTTGAACAAGCCGCCGGCACCGTTCGTCTCTTGGCCGATAAAGCCGTGTTTGAGCGGGATGCGTTCGTCGAGCGCACGTGCCGCGAGGCCACCGACACGAATCTGTGTTGAGACGAAGTCCGCCCCGTGCAGTGCCTCTTTTCGATCGAGTGTCCAACTGAGCGAGATATCCGCTCCTGCCTTTTGAATCATCCGTTCGGCGAGACGGCCGACGATGTCTAATTTGTCTCTCCCTTCCTCGATGTCGACGAGGACGATCTCCCGGACCGGGAACGTCGCTTGTCGCTGAATAAATCCTTCAATGATTTCGGGGGTATAACTCGAACCTCCACCGATGATGACAACCTTGACTGCCATAGTGCCAACTCCTCCTTTTGTGAAAGCGATTTCTTTTTGTTGTAACAAATATAACAAATGATACAACTTGTCGCAATATAAAAAGTACAAATAATACAAATTATTTTTTGTATTTGCATTTGTATGTTTCCTGTATCACAATAAAGGAAAGAAGGACGACAGAAGGGGTGACAGCATGTCGCAATCGACGCTTCAAACCGCAATCAAAGAAGAATTACTAGCCCGCATCAAGAGCGGCCATTATACAGAGGGAGAGAAATTCCCGACCGAATATGCCTTGTGCGAGGAGTTCGACGTCAGCCGGACGACCGTACGCGGTGCGCTCAACCAATTGACGACGGAAGGGTATCTCGTCCGCCAGCAAGGGCGCGGCACGTTCGTCGCCGGTAAAAAAGTACGACAGACGTTATCGCACACGCCAAACAACTACGCCGCCCAACTCGCCGTCCAAGGGAAGCGGGGGCAAGTATCGCTCATCGACTTGTCCGTCGTCTCAGCGACGAAACAACTTGCGGACGTGTTCACGGTCGAAGAGCAGGCACCGATTCAAAAGATCGAGCGAATTCGTCACGCCGACGGGGAGCCGACGCAGTACGAGGTATCGTTCATCCCGTGGCAGATTGCACCGGGCATCACGAAAGACCAGGCCGAGCACTCGCTCTTTCAGACGTTGTCGCAAGTGCACGACGTCCACGTCGCCAAGACGACGGAGGCGCTCGAGATCGCGCTCGCCGATGAGAAAGTGAGTGGGCTGCTCGACTGTCCGCTCGGCACACCGTGTTTCTATATCGAGACGGTGACCGAGGATGAGGTGGGACGAACAATCGAATATTCACGGTCCTACTTTAGAGGGGATAAGACGAGCTTCGTCATCGAGCGGAGCTACTCATGAAAAAACACGCCGAGATGGGCGTGTTTTTTTGTTGAAAGAATCCTATTCACGTTGCATACATATGAATATGTTTAGCCTGTGATATTGACGGATATATCTCATTCATTGAAACCAAGGGATATGTTGCGTAAAGTTGAAAATAGAGAGGTGGGGGTACGATGTTATTCAAAAAGAAAACAGCAGAAGAAGTGGCAGGATCGAAACGGTTTCACGTCAAGTTGACGGAACAACTGCCGGAACTCGGTCAAATCACCATCCTTGTCGACACGGCAACCGGCGTGAACTATATCCAGACGTGGGTTGGAACAGGTGGTGGCATCACACCGCTGCTTGATGCGAACGGTGATGTTGTCGTTGAGGAAGGGTACCGATCGTGATGTCACTCAGCACCAATCGGCTGACGTTACGGCGGGTGATAGCGGACGATGCGCCGCACCTGTTGGCGTATTTATCAAAACCCGAGGTCGTCCGCCATATGGGACTCGACCCATTCACGTCGTTAGAGGATGCGTTAGAAGAGATTGCCTGGTACGACTCAATTCTCGAGGGAGGGACAGGTGTCCGCTGGGGCATCACGTTGACCGGGCAAGATGAGGTCATCGGCAGTTGTGGATTTTTGAACGTCTCAGCGAAACACCGACGAGCCGAAATTGGGTTTGAGCTCAGCTCGGATCATTGGGGAAGAGGTATTGCTGGTGAGGCGCTCCGAGCGGTCGTTTATCATGGGTTCGCAAAACTCGGGTTCCATCGTATCGAGGCGCTCGTTGAACCGGCGAATACCGCGTCACAACAGCTCCTCGAGCGGGTCGGATTTACGCGAGAAGGGTTGCTGCGGGGGTATGAGTTCACACGTGGTAAGTACGACGATTTATATATGTATTCATTGCTTGAGACAGACAGCATGACATGATGGGAGGCGACGCCGATGCAGATTATCGAATTCAAGAACGTGAGTCATGGAGACATCTTACATAACGTGACGGGATATTTCCGGGCAGGACGGATCACGACGTTCGTCGGTCCGAGCGGGGCCGGCAAGACGACGTGTCTGAAACACATCAACGGCCTGTTATCACCGGACTCCGGCGCGATTTACTTCAAAGGGGAGAACATCGATTCGATCGATGTCATCGAGTTGCGTCAAAAAATCGGCATGGCGTTCCAAAGCGCACCGATGATCGATGGGACGGTGTATGACAACATGAACCTGCCGAAAGCCATCTTCGGCGAGACGCTCGAACGCGAGCGCGCAGCGGACCTATTGCAGAAAGTCGACTTGGGCAACATTTCGCTCGACCAACCGATCAAGACGTTGTCGGGTGGGGAACGCAGTCGCGTCGCGATCGCCCGGACGCTCGTCAACAAGCCGGACGTGCTGTTGTTGGACGAGATTACGGCGAGCCTCGACTATCGGACCGTAAAAGAGATTGAGCGGTTGATCGTGAGACTGCAAAAAGACTTCGGTGTCACCGTCGTTTGGATCACGCATGATTTGGACCAGGCCCGCCGTGTCAGCGATGACATGTGGTTCTTGCGGAACGGGGAACTGATCGAATTCGGCGACGCGACGTTCATCGACGAGTCGGACAATCCGATGATCGGTCGTTTCGTGAGGGGGGAAGAGCTATGACGTTCATCGAACTGATGACCTCATTGATTTTCGTCGCCATCCCGCTCGGTTTGGCGCTATTTTTGAAGCTCGGACTCGAACGCGACATCTTGATCGCGACGGTGCGGTCGATTGTTCAGTTGCTTATCATCGGTTATATTTTGACGTTCGTCTTCGAGAGCGACAGTCCGGTGTTCATGTTGCTCATGATTCTCTTGATGATCGGGGCGGCGACACAGAACATTATTAAAAAAGGGGACGGCATCCCCGGCATCACATGGATGATTCTTTTGACCCTCGTCACGGTCGAGACGCTGACGATGGGTCTCATGCTCGGGTTCGGCATCATCCCGTTTGAGCCGGAGAAAGTCATCCCAATCAGCGGTATGGTCATCGGGAACTGTATGGTATTGTCGCTTTTGTTCTTGAACAAGTTCAAAGACGAGGTCGAGCGGAGCGATGAAGTGATTGAGCTCATCCTATCGTTCGGCGGCACACCGAAAGCGGCAATCGAGCGCAGTTTGAAGAGCGCCATCCGCACGAGCATGATCCCGACCGTCGAGGCGCAGAAGACGATGGGGCTCGTCCAACTTCCGGGTATGATGAGCGGACTCATCATCGGCGGGGCCGATCCGATGGAAGCGGTGCTGTATCAATTGCTCATCTTGTTCCTCATTTTGACGACCGCGTCCATTTCGGCGGTCATGGTCGGCTATCTCGCGTATCCGCGCCTGTTCAACCAAAAACTTCAGTTCGTCGGGTTGACGGATCGAAAGGGGAAAACGACATGATTCAAGGCATTCATCACGTGCAAGTTACGATCCCGAAAGGGGAGGAGGAACGGGGGCGCGCGTTTTACTGCGGCGTGCTCGGTCTTCCAGAAATCGAGAAACCGGCGTCGCTTCAAGGACGGGGCGGGTTTTGGCTCGAGGTCGGCGACCAGAGCGTCCACGTCGGTACCGAGGACGGGTTTGACCGGCTGTCGACGAAAGGACACGTCGCTTATGCCGTGTCCGACTTGGCGGAGTGGGGACAGAAGCTTGAGGCGGAAGGGATCGAGCGGCTCACGGGTATCCCGATTCCCGGATTTGACCGGTTCGAGTTCCGTGACCCGTTTGGTAATCGGGTCGAGATGATTCAAGCGATTTAGACGAAAGGAGCGTCCATTTGATTGGACGCTCCTTTGCCATATGTTATGCCGGGACAATCGTGCCTTGATGGAACTTCATCTTCCATGTCCCGTCAATGTTGACCCAAATCGAACTGCGAAGCGCGGATTGCCCCGTCGTATGATTCTCGGTCCGATATGTGGCGAGGACGACGTCGTCCCGGATGACATCGAGCTTGAAATTGGTGAGCGTGATGTCAATCTCCCCGAGGTCCATCGTGTTCGTATCCTCTTCTCTGTAGAGAATCCGCCCCGAACTGCCGATTTCAAAAAAGTCTTCCGTCACCAAATCACGCAATCGTTCCGGCGACGTTCTTACCGTCGACGTCAACAACAGTCGTTCTTTTTCTTCAATCAACGGTGCAAGCATATGCGCCACTCCTTCCTGGATGACCGCTATCCGTGTACCGTATTCGTTTTCCCGAAATTCATGACGATGACACCAACGACGATGATGATCAGGCCGATGCTGTTCAACGTCGACAGCACTTCCCCGTACAAGAACACACCAATCAGCCCGGTTGCGACCGTGCCAAGCCCGGCCCAGACGCTATAGGCGATGCTGAGCGGAATGGTTTTCAAGACGATGCCCATCAACGTGAACGAGATGGCAAAACTCACAAGTAACACCAGGCTCGGAAGCAAGTTCGAAAAGCCGTCCGACAGCTTCAACATCGACGTCCCGAGTACTTCGAACGCGATCGATAATAGTAAGATTCCATAGGATTTCATAGCTTGCCTCCTTATAGTTTCATCAATACAAGTCCGACGATGACGAGCCCGATGCCGATGACAGTCTGAATCCGGACTTGTTCCTTGAAGACGAGGAAGCCAATCAACGCCGTCGCAGCCGTGCCGACCCCGCTCCAAAATGCATAGGCGAAACTGAGTGGGATGGATAATAGGGCGAGCGACAACAAGTAAAAAGCCGTCACGTAACCGAAGGCGACACCGAGAACGGGCAGGCGACTTGTTGTCATCGCGTTCAGCTTCAACATGCTCGAACCGAACAGTTCAGAGACGATGGCACCGACGAGATACACGAAGCCCATGTTACGATTCTCCTTTTGACAGCACGTCGCACTTTTGTCGGATGATGCGGGGGGCACGGTCTTTGAACGCAGCGCTATAGCCGTATGTCAACGCGAACCAAAACCCGTCGCAGAGTAGTCGAAGCTCGAGCACGCAATCAGCATCTGGACCATCCGCGGCGAACTGTTCATCCCATCGTTTGGCGGCGTCATTCCAAAGCTTTCCGCTCGTATCTTCTTGGGATGAGATGAAGACGGCAATCAAGTCGGCATCACCATCGCTATAATCGAGCGTCGCGAGGGCGTAGGCGCGTGTGAACGGATAAGGACCATCCAACCCGGTTTGATGATGGACGATCCGATTTTCAAATTCATCGAGTGCCATTCTATTCATCTGCTGCAACAGGTTGGCCTTGCTTTCAAAGTGGTATAAGACGCCACCTTTCGTGATACCGGCGCGTTTGGCTAAGTGGTCCATCGACAGTTGTTGAATGCCCTCGGTTTGAATGATCTGTGCGGCGGTCCGCAGTAACAATTGTTTTTTACTCATGTGTGCCCTCCTTACTGTACTGAACGGTCAGTATAGTGAGCGTATCAGACTAGAGTTGGGTTGTCGAGATGAATACATGAATGGGATAATTAGGAAAAGGGGGGAGAGATGATGGGTTCACATTTGATGCATCTCGTCATCGCGAATGAGGTGTTGGCGCATTTGACAGATGTCGATCGCACGGCTTTTTTGTTGGGAAATCTTGCGCCCGATGCGACGACTTCTAAACAAAACACCCACTATTACGCGGGACGGCATGAGGATATGACAAGACGGCTCGATCTTGATCAATATTGGGTGGACAGTGCGGACGAGAATCAATCGTTCCGCCTCGGCTATTATTGCCATCTCGTCGCGGACGAGATTTGGTTGCAGGGGTTTTATAAAGCCTGGCTCAAACAGGTCATCACGCAACACCCAGAAACAAAGGTGATGTATTACGCTGATTTTGATGCATACAACGCTCGTTTAGGGCAACGATTGGACGGTTTCGATTTCGACGT
This genomic interval carries:
- a CDS encoding PTS sugar transporter subunit IIB, yielding MNILLVCSAGMSTSILVEKMRTEAANRGLDATIDAIPESRLKEQTNVDVILIGPQVRYLEGKIKSSVSVPVAVIDNMAYGLMKGDQVLDQALGLVQNA
- a CDS encoding PTS lactose/cellobiose transporter subunit IIA encodes the protein MKTETMQQLSFMIILHAGNARSSAFEAIAAAKRGEVEIAEAKMKEADAAFLEAHKMQTELLQEEARGTSSEMSVLLVHAQDHLMTAMTVKELAIEMIDMITRLNRLEETK
- the celB gene encoding PTS cellobiose transporter subunit IIC — protein: MNKFIEIAGRIGSQRHLVAIRDGFVSVMPLIIVGSLAVLINNFPAINLGGLSLDFVGMMNNAFGEGNWQGLGGNIWTASFAILGLLVAFSIGYNLARSYGVDGLAAGILSVASYIMLVPVTEDWGLNFAWLGAQGLFVAIIVSIVVTELFRYLINTKLTIKMPDGVPGGVTRSFQALIPSMLILTLVAAVQLFMTLQIELSIFEVIFKVIQQPLQGFGDSLAAGLVIAFLNHILWFFGLHGTNIIGSVIEPIYLPLIEQNLAAFQAGASAYDVPFTVTKPFLDTFVFMGGSGTTFALLLAIFIVVRKQRNHPYHQVAKLSAPAGLFNINEPVIFGLPIVLNPVMLIPFILVPVTLTIVSYVALTTGMVPKTVAIVPWTTPPIISGYLVTGGSVRGVLLQLVNLTIATAMYIPFVMAGAKAMTAEINKNQSAAKEGEKIS
- a CDS encoding 6-phospho-beta-glucosidase — translated: MAVKVVIIGGGSSYTPEIIEGFIQRQATFPVREIVLVDIEEGRDKLDIVGRLAERMIQKAGADISLSWTLDRKEALHGADFVSTQIRVGGLAARALDERIPLKHGFIGQETNGAGGLFKAFRTIPVLIELANEMAEICPDAWLVNFTNPAGIVTEAVLKHSAHKKVIGVCNIPFNMRNSVAEILDTPVERVGIEFIGLNHFVFGRHVWVDGIDRTDDVLAALNDGNDYSPANIVGLGWSESFLKSLRMLPNPYHQYYFQTKDVLEKDLAAYEQNGTRAEVVQQVETQLFEKYKDIELDVKPEELEQRGGAYYSDAACNLMDSIYNDRGDIQTVNTLNRGTIRDLPDDAVIEVNAVITKSGPRPIAIGSLPLPIKGLITNLKTFEQLAIQAAISGSYHDAYLACLMNPLIQDEKKIDPLLRELFDAHEAYLPQFKKEVYS
- a CDS encoding GntR family transcriptional regulator, which produces MSQSTLQTAIKEELLARIKSGHYTEGEKFPTEYALCEEFDVSRTTVRGALNQLTTEGYLVRQQGRGTFVAGKKVRQTLSHTPNNYAAQLAVQGKRGQVSLIDLSVVSATKQLADVFTVEEQAPIQKIERIRHADGEPTQYEVSFIPWQIAPGITKDQAEHSLFQTLSQVHDVHVAKTTEALEIALADEKVSGLLDCPLGTPCFYIETVTEDEVGRTIEYSRSYFRGDKTSFVIERSYS
- a CDS encoding DUF6440 family protein, with amino-acid sequence MLFKKKTAEEVAGSKRFHVKLTEQLPELGQITILVDTATGVNYIQTWVGTGGGITPLLDANGDVVVEEGYRS
- a CDS encoding GNAT family N-acetyltransferase is translated as MSLSTNRLTLRRVIADDAPHLLAYLSKPEVVRHMGLDPFTSLEDALEEIAWYDSILEGGTGVRWGITLTGQDEVIGSCGFLNVSAKHRRAEIGFELSSDHWGRGIAGEALRAVVYHGFAKLGFHRIEALVEPANTASQQLLERVGFTREGLLRGYEFTRGKYDDLYMYSLLETDSMT
- a CDS encoding ABC transporter ATP-binding protein — protein: MQIIEFKNVSHGDILHNVTGYFRAGRITTFVGPSGAGKTTCLKHINGLLSPDSGAIYFKGENIDSIDVIELRQKIGMAFQSAPMIDGTVYDNMNLPKAIFGETLERERAADLLQKVDLGNISLDQPIKTLSGGERSRVAIARTLVNKPDVLLLDEITASLDYRTVKEIERLIVRLQKDFGVTVVWITHDLDQARRVSDDMWFLRNGELIEFGDATFIDESDNPMIGRFVRGEEL
- a CDS encoding ABC transporter permease: MTFIELMTSLIFVAIPLGLALFLKLGLERDILIATVRSIVQLLIIGYILTFVFESDSPVFMLLMILLMIGAATQNIIKKGDGIPGITWMILLTLVTVETLTMGLMLGFGIIPFEPEKVIPISGMVIGNCMVLSLLFLNKFKDEVERSDEVIELILSFGGTPKAAIERSLKSAIRTSMIPTVEAQKTMGLVQLPGMMSGLIIGGADPMEAVLYQLLILFLILTTASISAVMVGYLAYPRLFNQKLQFVGLTDRKGKTT
- a CDS encoding VOC family protein: MIQGIHHVQVTIPKGEEERGRAFYCGVLGLPEIEKPASLQGRGGFWLEVGDQSVHVGTEDGFDRLSTKGHVAYAVSDLAEWGQKLEAEGIERLTGIPIPGFDRFEFRDPFGNRVEMIQAI
- a CDS encoding nuclear transport factor 2 family protein, with protein sequence MLAPLIEEKERLLLTSTVRTSPERLRDLVTEDFFEIGSSGRILYREEDTNTMDLGEIDITLTNFKLDVIRDDVVLATYRTENHTTGQSALRSSIWVNIDGTWKMKFHQGTIVPA
- a CDS encoding DMT family transporter, whose product is MKSYGILLLSIAFEVLGTSMLKLSDGFSNLLPSLVLLVSFAISFTLMGIVLKTIPLSIAYSVWAGLGTVATGLIGVFLYGEVLSTLNSIGLIIIVVGVIVMNFGKTNTVHG
- a CDS encoding DMT family transporter, which gives rise to MGFVYLVGAIVSELFGSSMLKLNAMTTSRLPVLGVAFGYVTAFYLLSLALLSIPLSFAYAFWSGVGTAATALIGFLVFKEQVRIQTVIGIGLVIVGLVLMKL
- a CDS encoding TetR/AcrR family transcriptional regulator, producing the protein MSKKQLLLRTAAQIIQTEGIQQLSMDHLAKRAGITKGGVLYHFESKANLLQQMNRMALDEFENRIVHHQTGLDGPYPFTRAYALATLDYSDGDADLIAVFISSQEDTSGKLWNDAAKRWDEQFAADGPDADCVLELRLLCDGFWFALTYGYSAAFKDRAPRIIRQKCDVLSKGES
- a CDS encoding zinc dependent phospholipase C family protein, whose product is MGSHLMHLVIANEVLAHLTDVDRTAFLLGNLAPDATTSKQNTHYYAGRHEDMTRRLDLDQYWVDSADENQSFRLGYYCHLVADEIWLQGFYKAWLKQVITQHPETKVMYYADFDAYNARLGQRLDGFDFDVLTDAAQGELLALILKIKQDAKAKEEGTYTMFLPHQFDGYVETCILRCRQMVQQKSGVIT